One genomic segment of Monomorium pharaonis isolate MP-MQ-018 unplaced genomic scaffold, ASM1337386v2 scaffold_678, whole genome shotgun sequence includes these proteins:
- the LOC105833151 gene encoding uncharacterized protein LOC105833151: MLFFGILSVLFLTVSTENCYNDVETFCSTSPKSNGLIPHCNAKYGHFDALQTDLREFASANVEKSFEFLLMSTHFGNYEANRDGFKGLYRKLSDKLWEDAIDLIKYIAQRGGTMDMNQLPREVAVETAKDSSSDVTVVELTELNSLAKALDSQKHLANEALRIHTQTQHHTKDDAAVAHYIEEHFMGSLTDRVRQLAGYSNDLKNMLKDTHDASLSVFLFDEYLQKTL; this comes from the exons ATGTTGTTCTTTGGCATATTGTCTGTTCTTTTCCTAACTGTTTCCACGGAAAACTGTTACAACGATGTTGAAACTTTCTGCAGCACCAGTCccaaaa GTAATGGATTAATACCGCACTGCAATGCTAAATACGGACATTTCGATGCGCTTCAGACTGATTTACGAGAGTTTGCAAGCGCTAATGtcgaaaaaagttttgaatttCTTCTGATGTCAACGCATTTCGGAAACTACGAGGCTAATCGAGATGGGTTCAAGGGATTGTACCGCAAACTTTCAGACAAATTGTGGGAAGACGCGAtagatttgattaaatatatcgCACAGCGTGGTGGTACAATGGACATGAATCAGCTTCCACGTGAAGTCGCTGTGGAAACC GCAAAGGATAGTAGCAGTGATGTCACAGTAGTGGAACTGACCGAATTGAATAGTCTGGCTAAAGCACTCGACAGTCAGAAGCATCTTGCCAACGAAGCATTACGCATTCACACGCAAACGCAGCATCATACCAAAGATGATGCGGCTGTTGCTCATTATATCGAAGAACATTTCATGGGGTCGTTGACCGACCGTGTGAGACAGCTAGCAGGTTATTCGAACGACCTCAAGAATATGCTGAAAGACACGCATGACGCATCTCTTTCTGTATTCCTGTTTGATGAATACTTGCAGAAAACTTTATAA